One part of the Ornithodoros turicata isolate Travis chromosome 2, ASM3712646v1, whole genome shotgun sequence genome encodes these proteins:
- the LOC135385547 gene encoding uncharacterized protein LOC135385547, with the protein MNTTVFIFLFAVVLAGVLSTSPPNCEHVVCAQVKCAAVDCACGSYKGACGCCDICYKCTGETCVPLHQDRCVSDERCILKEDADIHQGASGVCGLKGSRYPPPVRPVHSADQHKDHHPSHHAGHSGDHHTSHHAGHSGDHHKDHHSEHN; encoded by the exons GGTACTATCCACCAGCCCACCCAACTGTGAGCACGTGGTCTGTGCACAAGTAAAGTGCGCAGCTGTGGACTGCGCCTGTGGTTCCTACAAGGGCGCCTGCGGCTGTTGTGATATCTGTTACAAG TGCACTGGGGAGACCTGTGTGCCACTCCATCAGGACCGATGCGTCTCCGACGAGCGCTGCATTCTCAAAGAAGATGCAGACATACACCAAGGAGCTAGTGGAGTTTGTGGCTTGAAGGGATCACGTTATCCCCCACCCGTACGTCCCGTCCATTCTGCCGACCAACACAAGGACCATCACCCGAGCCACCACGCCGGACACTCCGGGGATCACCACACGAGCCACCACGCTGGACACTCCGGGGATCACCACAAAGACCACCACTCCGAGCACAACTAG